One Melitaea cinxia chromosome 20, ilMelCinx1.1, whole genome shotgun sequence DNA segment encodes these proteins:
- the LOC123663174 gene encoding BRCA1-associated protein, translating into MSVSLCVLRIEIDEELAEMGDNSAEVEHAKEQKKKDRGSRDSKIITVETYASVLMGPNSVSGILPTSSRRSPREGSTSEDENTISFFCGNPLVEVTKGVLHLYKENELKEAEEAKTLCLLSVPGALGAADLLAFAAACQEDISHVRVLRDGSPDHYMALLTFRTCQSAREFHSAFSGVPYSSLEPQALCHMAWVSRVEWARHGAAPPSHTELPTCPVCLERMDESVAGVLSVQCAHAFHAECLVRWRDARCPVCRCAQTPEPRERAVCAECESEKEGEEETEEENKHVTEGKAEGEVGTWLEGAGAAEGLDSGSLWICLICGHVGCGRYERGHAAKHFLASNHTYALQLGSNRVWDYAGDNFVHRLVQNKADGKLVAAEGAPHDDKLDAAQLEFTYILTRQLDGQRAYYEERIAELERLRAAERGAAEGRAAAAEEEAATLRAQLATLRREHAALDRRLQQLTSKVSTLQGALTEERGLAAALAQSHAQWQERAAQRETAFAAEVADLKEQLRDVMFFVEARGQLEKTESATQEEIASASVTVQPPAKPRRRRR; encoded by the exons atgtctgtaTCTTTGTGCGTTTTACGGATAGAAATAGACGAAGAACTAGCTGAAATGGGTGATAATTCAGCTGAAGTCG AACATGCCAAAGAACAAAAGAAGAAAGACAGAGGTTCCCGTGATTCTAAGATCATAACAGTGGAAACTTATGCCAGTGTTTTAATGGGTCCTAATAGTGTTTCTGGTATACTACCTACTAGTTCTCGCAGATCGCCTCGTGAGGGCAGCACCTCTGAAGATGAGAATACTATTAGTTTCTTCTGTGGTAATCCCCTGGTAGAAGTTACTAAAGGTGTTCTACACTTGTATAAAGaaaa tgaatTGAAAGAAGCTGAGGAAGCTAAAACACTGTGTCTCCTGTCAGTGCCTGGAGCTTTAGGTGCTGCTGATCTATTAGCATTTGCTGCAGCTTGTCAGGAAGATATTTCACATGTAAGGGTCTTAAGGGATGGCTCACCTGATCATTACATGGCTCTGCTTAC GTTTAGAACATGTCAGTCAGCGAGAGAGTTCCACTCTGCATTTTCTGGAGTACCATACAGTAGCTTGGAGCCACAGGCTCTTTGCCATATGGCATGGGTGTCACGAGTAGAGTGGGCACGTCATGGAGCAGCTCCACCTTCCCACACAGAACTGCCTACCTGTCCAGTATGCttag AGCGCATGGATGAGAGCGTGGCGGGCGTGCTGAGCGTGCAGTGCGCGCACGCGTTCCACGCCGAGTGCCTCGTGCGCTGGCGCGACGCGCGCTGCCCCGTGTGCCGCTGCGCGCAGACGCCGGAGCCGCGCGAGCGCGCCGTCTGTGCGGAGTGCGAGAGTGAGAAAG AAGGCGAGGAGGAGACCGAGGAAGAAAATAAGCACGTGACAGAAGGAAAGGCAGAGGGCGAGGTGGGCACGTGGCTCGAGGGCGCCGGGGCGGCCGAGGGACTGGACAGTGGCTCGCTGTGGATCTGTCTCATCTGTGGACACGTGGGCTGCGGCAG ATATGAGAGGGGCCACGCTGCGAAACATTTTCTGGCCTCAAATCATACATATGCTTTACAATTAGGTTCCAACAGAGTGTGGGACTATGCAg GCGATAACTTCGTGCACCGGCTGGTGCAGAACAAGGCGGACGGCAAGCTGGTGGCGGCGGAGGGCGCGCCGCACGACGACAAGCTGGACGCGGCGCAGCTGGAGTTCACCTACATCCTCACGCGCCAGCTCGACGGCCAGCGCGCCTACTACGAGGAGCGCATCGCCGA ACTGGAGCGGCTGCGCGCGGCGGAGCGCGGCGCGGCGGAGGGGCGCGCGGCCGCGGCGGAGGAGGAGGCGGCGACGCTGCGCGCGCAGCTCGCCACGCTGCGCCGCGAGCACGCCGCGCTCGACCGTCGCCTGCAGCAGCTCACCTCCAA GGTGTCGACCCTGCAGGGCGCGCTGACGGAGGAGCGCGGGCTGGCGGCGGCGCTGGCGCAGTCGCACGCGCAGTGGCAGGAGCGCGCCGCGCAACGCGAGACCGCTTTCGCGGCTGAG GTTGCAGATCTTAAAGAGCAGCTGCGTGACGTGATGTTCTTCGTCGAGGCTCGGGGTCAGCTGGAGAAGACTGAAAGCGCGACTCAGGAGGAGATAGCTTCTGCGAGTGTAACAGTACAGCCTCCAGCCAAGCCTCGTCGACGGCGGCGATAG